The nucleotide sequence AGGTTTGGGTTCATGTCTTTTCCCGTTCAACCAAAACAGATTGCTCTAGAGGCTCTGGTAGAAGATTTTTTCCGGAGATCGGCAGGTGACTGGCATTCTGAACGGCGCTATTACACGCTGCTCACGGGTGAAATTCAGGAAGTTGTCAGCTTTTTGACAGTTCGCTGCCTGGAGCGGGGGCACCCTGAATTAATTCGGCTTGCCCAACTGCATGGGTTCACCGATGAAACGGTGATGAACTGTGGAGCGCTGACGACCTGGGAAAGTAACTATGCTGGACCTGGCAAAAAGCAACTAACAGGTTCGACGGTGTTTGGCATCCTGGGTGAAACTCTGTACCGCGATCGCGGTTTTGCAACCTCCAACCCGATCACTGCCAGGTTTTACTTCTCTGATGAAAATACGCTGCGCCTGAAAACCGAGTATGGCGGCTCGGTGTTTGAAGAAGAGATCAAACTGGTAGGCAATCAGTACCGCACCCGGCAAACTATCATTTCCCGTGCAGGTGAGGAGCAAATGATCGGTCAGTATCTTGAGCGTCGAATCATATAGATAGTCGAGAGATGTTCGAGCCGATATAAGCGGTTATTCGGGTATGGTTGATTTTGAAAATGATAAAGAAGACGGGAGGATGATTCATCCTCTTTTGCAGTCTGGTAGCCGCATATCAACCGCCAGCTATCCTCCCTGCTTATCCACTGGCGCTCCAGCCGATGAAGAATACCAGGGTTGCTATCAGGCTGATAGCCATCATCAAGCCAGCGGGTATAAATTTGCCTGTTTTGCGGAATCGGACGGCAAAGATAATCAGCAACACCATTGCCAGCACAGTCGCCAGGGGAAGCCCAATGGCAGGAGTTTGACGGGCAACATATCCGGCGATCGCCAGTGCCACTCCACTGGCAATACCTGAAATTAACGATGCTTTGCTTTGGGCTTTGATATATCCGACGATGCCGCCGGCCAAAATCAGCGCGGCATAGATCAGAATGAACCAGATAATGAGGGGCATTGATCTCTGTTTGATGTCTATACTTTGTATCCCGTGAAGTTACATACTCTGTAAAACCACAGAACATCGCTATTCTCCCTCAGATTTATGGTGCTTACACAGACAATTCCCGTCCTTGACTTACAAGACTTTTGTGGGAGCGATCGCCCGTGCCGCTCCAGATTTGTCCGTGAGTTGGGCGTGGCCCTTGAGGAGATTGGCTTTTTTGCGATCGTCAACCACGGCGTTGACCCTGGGCTGATTCAAACGGCTTATCAGGTTGCGCAGACATTTTTTGAGCTACCCGAAGCCGTCAAACGTCAATACGAAAAGCCAGAGCTGCATGGGCAGCGAGGGTTTACCTCTTTCGGGCGTGAACATGCCAAAGATCATCCCTTTCCAGACTTGAAGGAGTTCTGGCATGTGGGGCGAGAAGTCCTGCCCGAACATCCCCTGGGCGATCGCCCCCTCCCTAACCTTTCGCCGGTCGAAGTGCCCCAGTTTCATCCGGTCATGACCCGGCTTTACCTGCAACTGGAAGCCTGTGCCGTTGAGTTGCTAAAAGCCTGTGCCCTTTATCTGGAAGAACCCGAACATTTAATCAGCGCCATGGTTCAGGATGGCAACACCGTTCTGCGAATCATTCACTATCCGCCGATTCCTGCCGGGGTTCACCCTGCCAGTCTGCGGTCTGCCCCCCACGAAGACATCAACCTGATTACCCTCCTGTGCGAGGCGACTACAGAGGGTTTAGAGGTGCTTCAACGGGATGGGACCTGGTTGCCCATTGCTGCTCTGCCAGGGCAGATCATCGTTGACAGTGGAGATATGCTCCAGCAGTTAACCAACGGACGCTTGAAAAGCACCACCCACAGAGTCACAAACCCGGTAGATAGTCGAGA is from Leptothermofonsia sichuanensis E412 and encodes:
- a CDS encoding isopenicillin N synthase family dioxygenase — translated: MVLTQTIPVLDLQDFCGSDRPCRSRFVRELGVALEEIGFFAIVNHGVDPGLIQTAYQVAQTFFELPEAVKRQYEKPELHGQRGFTSFGREHAKDHPFPDLKEFWHVGREVLPEHPLGDRPLPNLSPVEVPQFHPVMTRLYLQLEACAVELLKACALYLEEPEHLISAMVQDGNTVLRIIHYPPIPAGVHPASLRSAPHEDINLITLLCEATTEGLEVLQRDGTWLPIAALPGQIIVDSGDMLQQLTNGRLKSTTHRVTNPVDSRERRFSMPFFVHPRSEVDLTPLPQCITYTGGQKFPSITAGAYLQQRLHEIGLAV
- a CDS encoding phycobiliprotein lyase, translating into MSFPVQPKQIALEALVEDFFRRSAGDWHSERRYYTLLTGEIQEVVSFLTVRCLERGHPELIRLAQLHGFTDETVMNCGALTTWESNYAGPGKKQLTGSTVFGILGETLYRDRGFATSNPITARFYFSDENTLRLKTEYGGSVFEEEIKLVGNQYRTRQTIISRAGEEQMIGQYLERRII
- a CDS encoding TMEM14 family protein translates to MPLIIWFILIYAALILAGGIVGYIKAQSKASLISGIASGVALAIAGYVARQTPAIGLPLATVLAMVLLIIFAVRFRKTGKFIPAGLMMAISLIATLVFFIGWSASG